A single region of the Polymorphum gilvum SL003B-26A1 genome encodes:
- a CDS encoding acetyl-CoA acetyltransferase, with the protein MTAAMVGWAHLPFGKHSEETVESLIVKAAVDAIRDAGLEPSDIDEILLGHFNAGFSPQDFTASLVLQADPALRFTPATRVENACATGSAAVHQGVRAIATGAARFVLVVGVEQMTTTPGPEVGRNLLRASYLKEEGDIPAGFAGVFGKIADAYFQRHGDQSDALAKIAAKNHRNGVNNPYAQMRKDLGYEFCRAESDKNPFVAGPLKRTDCSLVSDGAAALVLTDPATALGMRKAVAFRALAHVQDFLPMSKRDILKFEGCQQAWGKALGTARLSLDDLSFVETHDCFTIAELIEYEAMGLTREGEGARAILEGWTEMDGRLPVNPSGGLKAKGHPIGATGVSMHVLTAMQLTGEAGGIQVKDAEIGGIFNMGGAAVANYVSILQAMK; encoded by the coding sequence ATGACAGCAGCGATGGTGGGCTGGGCGCATCTGCCCTTCGGCAAGCATTCGGAAGAGACCGTCGAGAGCCTGATCGTCAAGGCGGCCGTCGACGCCATCCGCGACGCCGGCCTCGAGCCGTCGGACATCGACGAGATCCTGCTCGGCCATTTCAATGCCGGCTTCTCGCCCCAGGACTTCACCGCCTCGCTGGTGCTGCAGGCCGATCCGGCGCTGCGCTTCACGCCGGCGACGCGCGTCGAGAACGCCTGCGCCACCGGCTCGGCCGCCGTGCACCAGGGCGTGCGGGCGATTGCCACGGGCGCGGCCCGCTTCGTGCTCGTCGTCGGCGTCGAGCAGATGACCACGACGCCGGGGCCGGAGGTCGGCCGCAACCTGCTGCGCGCCTCCTATCTCAAGGAGGAGGGTGATATCCCGGCCGGCTTCGCCGGCGTCTTCGGCAAGATCGCCGACGCCTATTTCCAGCGCCACGGCGACCAGTCCGACGCGCTGGCGAAGATCGCCGCCAAGAACCACAGGAACGGCGTCAACAACCCCTATGCCCAGATGCGCAAGGATCTCGGTTACGAGTTCTGCCGTGCCGAGAGCGACAAGAATCCCTTCGTCGCCGGCCCGCTCAAGCGCACCGACTGCTCGCTGGTCTCCGACGGCGCCGCCGCGCTGGTGCTGACCGATCCGGCCACGGCGCTCGGCATGAGGAAGGCCGTCGCCTTCCGCGCGCTCGCCCATGTGCAGGATTTCCTGCCCATGTCCAAGCGCGACATCCTCAAGTTCGAGGGCTGCCAGCAGGCCTGGGGCAAGGCGCTCGGCACGGCACGTCTGTCGCTCGACGACCTGTCCTTCGTCGAGACCCACGACTGCTTCACCATCGCCGAGTTGATCGAATACGAGGCGATGGGCCTGACCAGGGAAGGCGAGGGCGCCCGCGCGATCCTCGAGGGCTGGACCGAGATGGACGGCAGGCTACCGGTCAATCCGTCCGGCGGCCTCAAGGCCAAGGGGCATCCGATCGGCGCCACCGGCGTCTCCATGCACGTCCTGACCGCCATGCAGCTGACCGGCGAGGCCGGCGGCATCCAGGTGAAGGACGCCGAGATCGGCGGCATCTTCAACATGGGTGGCGCCGCCGTCGCCAACTACGTCTCGATCCTGCAGGCGATGAAGTAG